The Candidatus Goldiibacteriota bacterium genome has a segment encoding these proteins:
- a CDS encoding AAA family ATPase — MSYEQYFGLTEQPFSNAPDSRFYYDSEMHQEAMVKIMHAAETMKGLVVMLGEIGAGKTLLARKVLEKLENDDSFVESLLVIVHSEITASWLLKRIAFQIGIKNPAEKKEELLPQLYQRLLGLYEEGKKAVILIDEANMLKTREIFEEFRGLLNLEVPGRKLLTLVLIGMPELEQNIALDPPLEQRIAIKFKLRKLERGTTINYINHRMKVAGNENNIFSDMALDAIFEYAGGTPRLINTICDNALLEAYLMKRDKIDFEIIEHVCQDLGLKRKI, encoded by the coding sequence TTGAGTTACGAACAGTATTTTGGACTTACAGAACAGCCCTTTTCCAACGCGCCTGATTCAAGGTTTTATTACGACAGTGAAATGCATCAGGAAGCCATGGTGAAAATAATGCATGCCGCGGAGACCATGAAAGGCCTTGTGGTGATGCTTGGGGAAATTGGCGCGGGCAAAACGCTGCTTGCCAGAAAAGTGCTTGAAAAACTTGAAAATGACGATTCTTTTGTGGAATCGCTGCTTGTCATAGTGCATTCCGAAATTACCGCGTCGTGGCTTTTAAAACGTATTGCTTTTCAGATAGGCATCAAGAATCCCGCGGAAAAAAAGGAAGAACTTCTTCCTCAGCTGTATCAAAGGTTATTAGGCCTTTACGAAGAAGGCAAGAAAGCCGTTATTCTTATTGATGAAGCCAACATGCTTAAAACAAGGGAAATTTTTGAGGAGTTCAGGGGGCTGTTAAACCTTGAAGTTCCCGGAAGGAAACTTTTAACGCTTGTCCTTATAGGCATGCCGGAACTGGAACAGAACATAGCGCTTGACCCGCCGCTGGAACAGAGGATTGCGATAAAATTCAAGCTGCGGAAACTGGAAAGGGGCACGACGATAAATTATATTAACCACAGGATGAAAGTAGCCGGCAATGAAAATAATATTTTTTCCGATATGGCGCTGGATGCCATATTTGAATACGCCGGCGGCACCCCGCGCCTGATAAACACAATATGTGATAATGCCCTTTTAGAGGCGTATCTGATGAAAAGGGATAAGATTGATTTTGAAATAATAGAACATGTGTGTCAGGATCTGGGTTTAAAAAGAAAAATATAA